From Halapricum desulfuricans, a single genomic window includes:
- a CDS encoding 30S ribosomal protein S6e, which produces MADFTVAVADPDSGVTYQIDVDGQDANRFMGREIGDEVEGSAVGLDGYTLEITGGSDTAGRPLRGDVRGPDLKSVMLEGGVGYEPSRDGERKRVTVRGREISDEVRQINATVAEAGSGDVAELLGESDDE; this is translated from the coding sequence ATGGCAGATTTCACCGTCGCCGTTGCGGATCCCGACAGCGGCGTGACGTACCAGATTGACGTCGACGGACAGGACGCGAACCGATTTATGGGCCGAGAGATCGGCGACGAGGTCGAGGGTAGTGCCGTCGGTCTCGACGGGTACACGCTCGAGATTACCGGCGGCTCGGATACGGCCGGTCGCCCCCTCCGCGGGGACGTTCGCGGCCCGGACCTCAAGTCAGTCATGCTAGAGGGTGGAGTCGGCTACGAGCCGTCCCGCGACGGCGAGCGAAAGCGCGTGACTGTCCGTGGCCGCGAGATCAGCGACGAAGTGCGCCAGATCAACGCGACGGTCGCTGAAGCCGGTAGCGGTGACGTCGCCGAGTTGCTCGGCGAATCCGACGACGAATAA
- a CDS encoding DUF7112 family protein — MADRIASDHEAVETHRMTLGTAGRTSRPKLELPETIEAGDGDVVRITLDGQAYHARVESGLDGTLVVRGAFDNARLARSDEGENRLIEWVEDADVDPGRSLLLDVLHDGYHYGLREAGQRVVYTVREPPKGSLSDIAESLE, encoded by the coding sequence ATGGCCGACCGGATCGCCAGCGACCACGAGGCAGTCGAGACCCACCGCATGACGCTCGGCACCGCCGGTCGGACCTCGCGCCCGAAACTCGAACTCCCCGAGACGATCGAGGCCGGCGACGGCGACGTCGTCCGGATCACGCTCGATGGCCAGGCCTATCACGCACGCGTCGAGTCGGGACTCGACGGCACGCTCGTCGTCCGCGGGGCGTTCGACAACGCCCGTCTGGCACGGAGCGACGAGGGCGAAAACCGCCTGATCGAGTGGGTCGAGGACGCAGACGTGGACCCGGGCCGGTCGCTGTTGCTCGACGTGTTACACGACGGGTACCACTACGGGTTGCGAGAAGCCGGACAGCGCGTCGTCTACACCGTTAGAGAGCCCCCAAAAGGGTCGCTGTCGGACATCGCCGAGTCGCTCGAGTAA
- a CDS encoding PaaI family thioesterase has translation MDPVELFNEMPFTRLLGIELTAAEDGHAEGRLHVTDDHTTNPETGVVHGGATFALADSVGDAAVVSLAGELVPTIDMRIDYLAPATTDVYAVADVLRDGGSLAVTEVELFDDSETHVATAHGVYKTDGASEANVWQGDAQTSGSESR, from the coding sequence ATGGATCCGGTCGAGCTATTCAACGAGATGCCGTTCACGCGATTGCTCGGGATCGAACTCACAGCGGCCGAAGACGGACACGCGGAGGGGCGACTGCACGTCACGGACGACCACACGACCAACCCGGAGACCGGTGTGGTTCACGGCGGAGCGACGTTCGCGCTGGCCGATAGTGTCGGCGACGCCGCGGTCGTCTCGCTGGCCGGCGAGCTCGTCCCGACGATCGACATGCGGATCGATTATCTCGCGCCGGCGACGACCGACGTGTACGCCGTGGCGGACGTACTCCGGGACGGCGGATCGCTGGCGGTCACGGAGGTGGAGCTATTCGACGACAGCGAGACACACGTCGCGACTGCACACGGCGTGTACAAGACGGACGGTGCGAGCGAGGCGAACGTCTGGCAGGGCGACGCTCAGACGTCCGGCTCGGAGAGCAGATAA
- a CDS encoding helix-turn-helix domain-containing protein, with amino-acid sequence MSGMRAELEIPATEACPVARFTERTDGSVTSVRRARNGDGEYTEEFTATGNVDPDAFDQNLESLFEYQSAQVFQFTHDLKDCVCEYVEQHEHPIADVRAQDGSLVLTLHLTNITDLRDLVTELREQFGSVRIRYLLQVDSDEEGADDVVPINRARLTDRQLEVLETAHEMGYFSYPRSANATDVANALGIDASTFTEHLAAAQSKLMDEILATP; translated from the coding sequence ATGTCCGGGATGCGCGCCGAACTCGAGATACCGGCGACCGAGGCCTGCCCTGTCGCCCGGTTCACCGAACGCACAGACGGGTCGGTCACTTCGGTACGCCGCGCGAGAAACGGGGACGGGGAATACACCGAGGAGTTCACCGCGACCGGAAACGTCGATCCGGACGCGTTCGATCAGAACCTCGAATCGCTGTTCGAGTACCAGTCTGCACAGGTCTTTCAGTTCACCCACGACCTGAAAGACTGCGTCTGTGAGTACGTCGAACAGCACGAACATCCGATCGCCGACGTCCGGGCACAGGACGGCTCGCTCGTCCTGACGCTTCACCTGACCAATATCACTGACCTGCGCGATCTCGTGACCGAACTCCGCGAGCAGTTCGGTTCGGTGCGCATCCGCTATCTGCTGCAGGTCGACAGCGACGAGGAAGGTGCCGACGACGTCGTTCCGATCAACCGCGCCCGCCTGACTGACCGCCAGCTCGAAGTCTTAGAGACCGCTCACGAGATGGGCTATTTCTCCTATCCCCGCTCGGCAAACGCCACCGACGTCGCCAACGCGCTGGGGATCGACGCCTCGACGTTCACCGAGCACCTCGCCGCAGCCCAGTCGAAACTGATGGACGAGATCCTCGCGACCCCTTAA
- a CDS encoding ArnT family glycosyltransferase produces the protein MLGLRSAVGRAKRRLVADLRSDPYLVAILVVTVVLAGFYVWHGVPNFATWDERDRLLDPLVAYGRVIDQPSLGALREGVIWGRQPFGATFYLYALALLPVVIAAAVTGDLGAIAGFGLPAEQFGFWELWHTTPEWIWSASLVSVRLLNVAFAAGIVYLTYRLGTYLRDRTTGRLAGAFLAVTWGLITLAHEGGEDIPSVFALLLALYLLVQYVETGKRRRFFEASAVGAAAMALKLTTAPIVFTIAIAHLLRIYREGDSWRRLFDDRDLLIDGAAVGAVVLLLGFPTLLVGGVIEFLIRIVGHPANRVSAQNGPNASILWWFLRGYVNAFGLPLFLASMAGLGAGLARLRKRLTGGSTVLLAYLGLYALLLTGWHDFRPHHLLPTLPLLVVFLADGISRLRERRPALARPIVAVLLVTSGAYAAVGAAGYASTPRAEAVDWMDDNVERNATMEFYTRGFEESATPHWIDAQYPYAGDDRGSLDPCPEYVQLSYRDLLYLRDVPDDHRSAYVRHNTEERATHVRALLNGSYGYDIVAEFGERPPEYAPDRPTPGSVGEILPLGIYPQSDQYSDEQELRANQYVVILRYNGSCEQPLPRPD, from the coding sequence ATGTTGGGGCTGCGCTCGGCCGTCGGTCGCGCGAAGCGACGGCTCGTCGCCGACTTGCGTTCGGATCCGTACCTCGTGGCGATTCTCGTCGTCACGGTCGTACTCGCGGGATTTTACGTCTGGCACGGCGTCCCAAACTTCGCAACCTGGGACGAACGCGATCGGCTCCTCGATCCGCTCGTGGCCTACGGCCGGGTCATCGACCAGCCGAGCCTCGGGGCGCTCCGGGAGGGAGTCATCTGGGGTCGCCAGCCCTTCGGCGCGACGTTTTACCTCTACGCGCTGGCGCTGTTGCCGGTGGTGATCGCGGCGGCCGTCACCGGTGATCTCGGCGCAATTGCGGGTTTCGGGTTGCCGGCCGAGCAGTTCGGCTTCTGGGAGCTGTGGCACACCACCCCCGAATGGATCTGGTCCGCGAGCCTGGTGAGCGTCCGGTTACTGAACGTCGCTTTCGCCGCCGGCATCGTCTATCTCACCTACCGACTCGGGACGTACCTTCGCGACCGAACGACCGGCCGACTGGCTGGGGCCTTCCTCGCTGTCACGTGGGGGTTGATTACGCTCGCCCACGAGGGCGGCGAGGACATCCCCTCGGTGTTCGCGCTGCTGTTGGCGCTGTATCTGCTGGTGCAGTACGTCGAGACGGGCAAGCGTCGGCGGTTCTTCGAGGCCAGCGCTGTCGGTGCAGCCGCGATGGCGCTCAAACTGACGACCGCACCGATCGTGTTCACAATCGCGATCGCACACCTGCTGCGGATCTATCGCGAGGGCGACTCCTGGCGGCGACTGTTCGACGATCGCGATCTGCTGATCGACGGGGCTGCCGTCGGCGCGGTCGTCCTACTGCTCGGGTTCCCGACGCTGTTGGTCGGCGGCGTCATCGAGTTCCTCATCCGGATCGTCGGCCACCCGGCGAATCGGGTGTCGGCCCAGAATGGCCCCAACGCCTCGATTCTGTGGTGGTTCCTGCGGGGCTATGTCAATGCCTTCGGACTCCCGCTGTTTCTCGCAAGTATGGCCGGCCTGGGCGCTGGGCTTGCCCGCCTTCGGAAGAGACTGACCGGCGGTTCGACCGTGTTGCTTGCCTATCTTGGCCTGTACGCGCTCTTGCTCACGGGCTGGCACGACTTCCGGCCACACCACCTGCTGCCGACGCTGCCGCTGCTCGTTGTCTTTCTCGCGGACGGGATTTCGCGGCTCCGCGAGCGCCGGCCCGCCCTGGCCCGGCCGATCGTCGCGGTCCTGTTGGTCACGTCAGGTGCATACGCCGCGGTCGGCGCGGCTGGATACGCTTCGACACCGCGGGCCGAAGCGGTCGACTGGATGGACGACAACGTCGAGCGCAACGCGACCATGGAGTTTTACACCCGCGGATTCGAGGAGTCGGCGACGCCCCACTGGATCGACGCCCAGTACCCCTACGCCGGAGACGACCGGGGATCGCTCGATCCCTGTCCGGAGTACGTGCAACTGTCCTACCGGGATCTACTGTACCTTCGGGACGTGCCCGACGACCACCGAAGTGCGTACGTTCGTCACAACACCGAGGAGCGAGCGACACACGTCCGGGCGCTGCTCAACGGCAGCTACGGCTACGATATCGTCGCGGAGTTCGGGGAGCGACCGCCGGAGTACGCCCCGGATCGGCCGACGCCCGGCTCGGTTGGCGAGATCCTGCCGCTGGGGATCTATCCCCAGTCCGATCAATATTCCGACGAGCAGGAACTGCGAGCCAACCAGTACGTGGTGATCCTCCGATACAACGGGAGCTGCGAGCAGCCGTTGCCGCGTCCGGATTAG
- a CDS encoding inositol monophosphatase family protein: protein MGYEAELDAAIRAATAGMEAMSAERGDLREAGGTETKTNVNDMVTVADQASQDAILDVLKSAFPEDSVVGEEGTGEHYSGHGREWVVDPIDGTANFAVGFPYYCVSIALVVDGLVRVGVVASPPRALDRLWYGVRDEGAFVHHGVDRVAGADDLDGTPLAVSDRGELSGAVVFGRLSERDADVRAIDEITVREILDRDGQFRRPGSAAINLAQVAAGHADGYLILSIQEWDVAAGILLIEEAGGAVRRRPSRIEDGSIEIVASNGPIQADLEAIAANAIERTKK from the coding sequence ATGGGCTACGAGGCTGAACTCGACGCGGCGATCCGGGCCGCGACCGCAGGAATGGAAGCCATGAGCGCCGAGCGCGGCGACCTCCGTGAGGCCGGCGGGACCGAGACCAAAACGAACGTCAACGATATGGTGACGGTGGCCGACCAGGCTAGCCAGGACGCGATCCTCGACGTACTGAAGTCCGCGTTCCCCGAGGATAGCGTCGTCGGCGAGGAAGGAACGGGTGAACACTACAGCGGCCACGGCCGGGAGTGGGTCGTCGACCCGATCGACGGGACGGCCAACTTCGCGGTCGGCTTTCCCTATTACTGTGTCTCGATCGCGCTGGTCGTCGACGGCCTCGTGCGAGTCGGGGTCGTCGCCTCACCTCCGCGCGCGCTCGATCGACTCTGGTACGGCGTCCGCGACGAAGGGGCGTTCGTCCACCACGGGGTCGATAGAGTGGCCGGGGCGGACGACCTCGACGGCACTCCGCTCGCGGTCAGCGACCGGGGGGAACTCTCCGGGGCGGTCGTGTTCGGTCGGCTGAGCGAGCGCGACGCCGACGTCCGGGCCATCGACGAGATCACAGTTCGGGAGATCCTCGATCGGGACGGCCAGTTCCGACGGCCGGGCAGTGCCGCGATCAACCTCGCGCAGGTCGCGGCGGGCCACGCCGACGGCTACCTCATCCTCTCGATACAGGAGTGGGACGTCGCGGCCGGCATCCTGCTGATCGAGGAGGCCGGCGGGGCCGTTCGCCGTCGCCCGTCCCGGATCGAGGACGGATCGATCGAGATCGTCGCGTCGAACGGTCCGATCCAGGCGGATCTCGAAGCGATCGCTGCGAACGCGATCGAACGGACGAAAAAGTAA
- a CDS encoding dCTP deaminase: MELGQFVEDTVHEPTQTDGPGFDLTVAEVFEVDTPGRIDFGGGELEDAEMTSPERTLRNPDDDYEWWHLDSGQYLLEYNESLSLPSDLVAEIQTREAVRERGAFHPTLTVQSLGRVPLSVGGAGVSLKENARVSTIVGIDRR, translated from the coding sequence ATGGAACTAGGGCAGTTCGTCGAAGACACCGTCCACGAGCCGACTCAGACCGACGGACCCGGATTCGATCTGACCGTCGCGGAAGTCTTCGAGGTTGACACACCAGGTCGAATCGACTTCGGCGGCGGCGAACTTGAAGACGCGGAGATGACATCCCCCGAGCGGACGCTCCGGAATCCCGACGACGACTACGAGTGGTGGCACCTCGATTCGGGACAGTATCTCCTCGAATACAACGAATCGCTGTCGCTTCCGTCAGACCTCGTCGCCGAGATTCAGACCCGGGAAGCCGTCCGCGAACGCGGAGCGTTTCACCCGACGCTGACTGTGCAGTCGCTTGGTCGCGTTCCGCTGTCGGTCGGCGGTGCCGGAGTGAGCCTGAAGGAGAACGCTCGCGTTTCGACGATCGTCGGGATCGACCGGCGGTGA
- a CDS encoding SDR family NAD(P)-dependent oxidoreductase: MHHFDFEDRVVAVTGAASGIGRETARQFAAHGASVVVADVDDESGEAVVDEIESDGGDAVYVHTDVTNMDDVEGMVRTAVDEFGRLDYAVNNAGIGGQQAPAGDLDEDSWGQVVDINLNGVWRSQKAELEQMTEQDDGGVIINMASVLGKVGFENSSAYVSAKHGVLGLTKTAAWEYADQDIRVNAVCPGFIETQMLAEGGITENEEIRRQIESMHSQDRLGQPEEIADAVMWLCSDGASFTNGEALTVDSGFTSR; the protein is encoded by the coding sequence ATGCATCACTTTGATTTCGAGGACCGCGTCGTCGCCGTCACCGGCGCCGCTTCGGGTATCGGTCGCGAAACCGCTCGACAGTTCGCCGCACACGGCGCGTCGGTCGTCGTCGCCGACGTCGACGACGAGAGCGGTGAGGCGGTCGTCGACGAGATAGAGAGCGACGGTGGGGACGCCGTCTACGTACACACTGACGTGACCAACATGGACGACGTCGAGGGGATGGTCCGGACGGCCGTTGACGAGTTCGGCCGTCTCGATTACGCCGTCAACAACGCCGGGATCGGCGGCCAGCAGGCCCCGGCCGGGGATCTGGACGAGGATAGCTGGGGACAGGTCGTCGACATCAATCTCAACGGTGTCTGGCGCTCCCAGAAGGCCGAACTCGAACAGATGACCGAGCAGGACGACGGCGGCGTCATCATCAACATGGCGTCGGTGCTGGGCAAGGTCGGCTTCGAGAACTCCTCGGCGTACGTCTCGGCCAAGCACGGGGTTCTGGGACTGACCAAGACTGCCGCCTGGGAGTACGCTGATCAGGACATCCGCGTCAACGCCGTCTGTCCCGGCTTCATCGAGACCCAGATGCTGGCGGAGGGCGGCATCACCGAAAACGAGGAGATCCGCCGTCAGATCGAGAGCATGCACTCCCAGGATCGACTCGGTCAGCCCGAAGAGATCGCCGACGCCGTCATGTGGCTCTGCTCGGACGGCGCGTCGTTCACCAACGGCGAGGCGCTCACCGTCGACAGCGGCTTTACGTCCCGGTAA
- a CDS encoding alpha-amylase domain-containing protein: MHGDRQGTATSEEVHDGSQARTASASTSVSIADGRSAATGEPVGLQYFDYDEGLGPTGDHWNRIAREADRIARAGYSAVWVQPPMEPNTSDSNGYNPRDHLTWDSPLGTEAEFEAMVEALADAQAGDVEVYIDAIVNHTATDDPGDGTYAHLDDPEHYHHPHEGGRTTMQLFDLWDLDQTNPEVTRHLRAYIEKIAQTGCAGVRWDAAKHVPMWYFEEFLNDWADSHDFFRVGEVFDGDTDFLEAYADTGMRAFDYPLFFTMHDAFHEGGDLRWLEGALQHEDSLLGRDPDSAVTFVANHDEGPPQLSRLAYAFILTAPGYPFVYSNHATAEGVDYDAEWLSNLVWTKRTLADGEQFVRHADRDLFVHERYRNLLTGINKADCPRTEWVYTGWKKATLQDYTGTGEPIETDEDGWVELTVPAKGWVCYAPA; encoded by the coding sequence ATGCACGGTGACAGACAGGGTACGGCGACATCGGAAGAAGTGCACGATGGATCCCAGGCGAGGACAGCGAGCGCGTCCACGAGCGTCTCGATCGCTGACGGCCGATCGGCAGCGACGGGCGAACCCGTAGGCCTCCAGTATTTCGACTACGACGAGGGGCTGGGACCGACGGGCGATCACTGGAATCGAATCGCCCGCGAAGCCGATCGCATCGCCCGCGCAGGCTACAGTGCCGTCTGGGTCCAGCCGCCGATGGAGCCCAACACGTCCGACAGCAACGGCTACAATCCCCGCGATCACCTCACCTGGGACTCGCCGCTCGGCACCGAAGCGGAGTTCGAGGCGATGGTCGAGGCACTCGCCGACGCACAGGCCGGCGACGTCGAAGTGTATATCGACGCGATCGTCAACCACACCGCGACGGACGATCCAGGGGACGGAACCTACGCGCATCTGGACGATCCGGAGCACTACCACCACCCCCACGAGGGCGGGCGGACGACGATGCAGCTGTTCGATCTATGGGATCTCGATCAGACCAACCCCGAGGTCACTCGCCACCTCCGGGCGTACATCGAGAAGATCGCCCAGACCGGCTGTGCCGGGGTCCGCTGGGACGCCGCCAAGCACGTCCCGATGTGGTACTTCGAGGAGTTCCTCAACGACTGGGCCGACAGCCACGACTTCTTCCGGGTCGGGGAAGTCTTCGACGGCGACACCGACTTTCTGGAAGCCTACGCCGACACGGGGATGCGGGCGTTCGACTATCCCCTCTTTTTCACGATGCACGACGCCTTCCACGAGGGCGGGGACCTCCGCTGGCTGGAGGGTGCACTCCAGCACGAGGACTCGTTGCTCGGGCGCGACCCGGACAGTGCCGTTACCTTCGTCGCCAACCACGACGAGGGGCCGCCACAGCTCTCGCGGCTGGCCTACGCGTTTATTCTCACGGCTCCCGGCTACCCGTTCGTATACAGCAACCACGCCACGGCCGAGGGCGTCGACTACGATGCCGAGTGGCTATCGAACCTCGTCTGGACCAAACGCACGCTCGCGGACGGCGAGCAGTTCGTCCGACACGCCGATCGGGACCTGTTCGTCCACGAGCGCTACCGAAACCTCCTGACGGGGATCAACAAGGCCGACTGTCCGCGCACCGAGTGGGTCTACACCGGCTGGAAAAAAGCGACGCTGCAAGACTACACCGGGACCGGAGAACCGATCGAGACCGACGAGGACGGGTGGGTCGAGTTGACGGTGCCCGCGAAGGGCTGGGTCTGTTACGCACCTGCGTAG
- a CDS encoding NAD-binding protein → MSAGTATLIALVATIFALGVLAQLLAARLQLPSIIFYIVAGLALGPVSGLVLEDRIITLSTFGGATTLSAIVGLSVAIIVFEGAFHLQIDRIQEAPTATFRLITLGAAIALSGTAVVVHLVFPSASWGMSFLIGALLVATGPTVIAPILQIVPVRDRVAAALETEGIVNDVTAAIVAVAIFEVIILEGHSPANLFTEFTARLGQGLLVGIVVAGAVYYILRYIDLSPGDAPRNARLLVLTGALVSYAGANYLAGEAGVAAAAVSGFLLGNADIPYEEDIIDFKGDITLLVLSFVFIALAALLEFDALAEVGIPGLIVVFAVALVIRPVLVFVSMVGDRFTTEEKIFVSFVGPRGIIPASVATLFAVQLQAEGATQDANILLGTVFLVILVTALFEGGLARYIAEYLDVIPMRVIIVGGGRVGRALADRLEDRGENIVIIEQNDIAVEQNRNAGYTVEHGDGTDTEVLRSAGADKAKIVIAATGDDDVNLLVSQLASSKFDVENVIARANNPENVEPFEELGVETISSSMATAWAIDNQIERPALANWMTDPERSGDVQEVEVTNPDLLDRPVREVGPMLPDGCLIALVCRNGDTVVPTADYTIEAKDRITLLGPTEAVREGMALCRNETES, encoded by the coding sequence ATGAGTGCTGGGACAGCGACGTTGATCGCCCTTGTGGCGACGATCTTCGCACTGGGTGTACTTGCACAGTTGCTGGCCGCCCGGCTCCAACTCCCGAGTATCATCTTCTATATCGTCGCTGGCCTGGCGCTCGGTCCCGTCTCCGGCCTCGTTCTCGAGGATAGAATCATCACGCTGTCGACGTTCGGTGGGGCGACGACGCTATCCGCAATCGTCGGCCTCTCGGTCGCGATCATCGTCTTCGAAGGGGCGTTTCACCTGCAGATCGATCGCATCCAGGAGGCTCCGACGGCGACGTTCCGCCTCATCACGCTCGGCGCGGCGATCGCGCTCTCCGGTACTGCCGTCGTGGTGCATCTGGTGTTTCCGAGTGCGAGTTGGGGGATGTCGTTCCTGATCGGCGCGTTGCTCGTCGCGACCGGCCCGACCGTCATCGCGCCGATCCTGCAGATCGTGCCCGTCAGAGACCGCGTCGCCGCTGCACTCGAAACCGAAGGGATCGTCAACGACGTGACTGCAGCCATCGTCGCTGTCGCGATCTTCGAAGTGATCATCCTCGAAGGGCACTCACCTGCGAACCTGTTTACTGAATTCACCGCCCGGCTGGGGCAGGGACTGCTCGTCGGGATCGTCGTCGCCGGAGCTGTCTACTACATTTTGCGGTACATCGATCTCTCGCCCGGTGATGCGCCCCGAAACGCACGACTGCTCGTACTCACTGGCGCGCTCGTCTCTTACGCAGGGGCGAACTATCTGGCCGGCGAGGCCGGCGTCGCCGCCGCGGCGGTGTCTGGCTTCCTGCTCGGGAACGCCGACATCCCCTACGAGGAGGACATCATCGACTTCAAAGGCGATATCACGCTGCTCGTGCTGTCGTTCGTGTTCATCGCGCTGGCTGCCCTGCTCGAATTCGACGCCCTCGCGGAAGTCGGCATCCCGGGGCTGATCGTCGTGTTCGCGGTCGCGCTGGTGATCCGACCGGTCTTGGTCTTCGTCTCGATGGTCGGCGATCGGTTCACGACCGAGGAGAAGATCTTCGTCAGCTTCGTCGGACCCCGGGGGATCATTCCGGCGTCCGTTGCCACGTTGTTTGCCGTGCAGTTGCAGGCGGAAGGTGCCACCCAGGACGCGAATATCCTCCTGGGGACAGTCTTCCTCGTCATCCTCGTAACCGCGCTGTTCGAGGGCGGACTGGCGCGATACATCGCTGAATACCTGGACGTGATACCAATGCGAGTCATCATCGTCGGAGGCGGGAGAGTGGGCCGTGCGCTCGCCGACCGCCTCGAAGACCGAGGCGAGAACATCGTCATAATCGAACAGAACGACATCGCTGTCGAACAAAACCGGAACGCGGGCTACACCGTCGAACACGGTGACGGGACCGATACGGAAGTGTTACGCTCCGCCGGTGCGGACAAGGCCAAGATCGTCATCGCCGCGACCGGCGACGACGACGTGAACCTGCTCGTCTCCCAGCTGGCGTCCTCGAAGTTCGATGTCGAGAACGTCATCGCGCGGGCGAACAACCCGGAGAACGTCGAACCGTTCGAGGAACTGGGCGTGGAAACGATCTCCTCGTCGATGGCGACGGCCTGGGCGATCGACAACCAGATCGAACGGCCCGCTCTCGCCAACTGGATGACCGACCCCGAGCGCAGCGGCGACGTACAGGAGGTCGAAGTCACGAACCCGGACCTCCTCGATCGGCCCGTGCGGGAAGTCGGCCCGATGCTCCCGGACGGCTGTTTGATCGCACTGGTCTGTCGCAACGGCGATACCGTTGTCCCGACAGCCGATTACACGATCGAGGCGAAGGATCGAATTACTCTGCTCGGTCCAACCGAAGCCGTCCGCGAAGGGATGGCGCTCTGTCGCAACGAGACGGAATCGTAG
- a CDS encoding PH domain-containing protein — MQQCSITTTLFQRRSNLATVRVETAAYPLSIGAAVPDMELDAAKDLAERIRESPAPG; from the coding sequence ATCCAGCAGTGTTCGATCACGACGACGCTGTTCCAGCGACGGAGCAATCTCGCAACAGTGCGTGTCGAGACCGCTGCATATCCGCTGTCGATCGGTGCAGCGGTGCCAGATATGGAGCTCGACGCGGCGAAGGATCTCGCTGAAAGAATCCGCGAGTCGCCTGCTCCAGGCTAG
- the cysK gene encoding cysteine synthase A: MNVAADVTELIGETPLVRVDSIAPNLLVKLESFNPYSVKDRIAREMLDSAAEAGELTDETVVIEPTSGNTGIGLAAVCAARDQELILTMPESMSEERRKLLRALGAELELTDADGGMGGAIERADELAGEYDDTFVPQQFDNPANPKAHRRTTGPELDEATDGELDVFVAGVGTGGTITGVGTYFEDADTDVDLIAVEPGDSAVLSGGEAGSHGIQGIGAGFVPEILERDLLDEVRTVSKDNSIEMARQLASEAGIAGGISTGANVHVAAEVARERPDELVATIVCDPGERYLSTDLYDF; encoded by the coding sequence ATGAACGTCGCAGCCGACGTGACAGAGCTGATCGGGGAGACGCCGCTGGTTCGAGTGGATTCGATCGCGCCGAACCTGCTGGTAAAACTGGAGTCGTTCAACCCCTACTCGGTCAAAGACCGGATCGCCCGCGAGATGCTCGATTCGGCCGCCGAGGCGGGCGAGTTGACAGACGAGACAGTCGTGATCGAACCGACGAGCGGGAACACGGGGATCGGCCTGGCAGCGGTCTGTGCCGCCCGGGACCAGGAGTTGATCCTGACGATGCCCGAATCGATGAGCGAGGAGCGACGCAAACTCCTCCGGGCGCTCGGGGCCGAACTGGAGTTGACTGACGCCGACGGGGGTATGGGCGGCGCCATCGAACGGGCCGACGAACTCGCCGGGGAGTACGACGACACCTTCGTCCCCCAGCAGTTCGACAATCCCGCCAACCCGAAGGCCCACCGGCGGACGACCGGTCCGGAACTGGACGAGGCGACCGACGGCGAACTCGACGTCTTCGTCGCCGGCGTCGGAACCGGCGGGACGATCACCGGTGTCGGGACCTATTTCGAGGACGCCGATACCGACGTCGACCTGATTGCCGTCGAACCTGGGGACTCGGCGGTGCTGTCCGGCGGCGAGGCGGGCAGCCACGGCATCCAGGGGATCGGTGCCGGGTTCGTCCCGGAGATTCTGGAGCGGGACCTGCTGGACGAGGTCCGCACAGTGAGCAAGGACAACTCGATCGAGATGGCTCGACAACTCGCCAGCGAAGCGGGAATCGCTGGCGGGATCTCGACGGGCGCGAACGTCCACGTCGCCGCGGAGGTCGCCCGCGAACGACCGGACGAACTCGTCGCGACGATCGTCTGTGATCCCGGCGAGCGATATCTCTCGACGGACCTGTACGACTTCTAG